The genomic interval tatttttcaataacccACTGGATTCTAATGAACGTATAATgactatatttatttgtttcagataaatAAACATGACTCTTGTTCAACCTAGTCCCGAACTCCAAATCAACATCAGGAAAGAGTTAAATGAAGATGTTAATACAAGAGAATCCGATTTAGAGCATATCAAGCAATGGTTGAAGAAGCAACCTCATTTACCTGACACCTGGGGTAATAAATTTACTTATTAATGCAtcttaatgttcttgattttaagtctcttctgttttaaaattaggttttttaataatttctggaagataaaatttaacatttcgacttttctttaagtgtcatcatattttgataaagagactcaaaattaagaacatttagatgcattaatatatcaaaaggtctaagaaatatgaaattaaagaGATTTAGTTATTAGGCATAATTTGATGGTTCTCACTTTTCTATGTGTCGCACAAAGTTGATTGTGTGTGGATTTTCTCTATGAACATGGAAGTTTTTTGATAGTAACTAGTTTTTAATGAAGATAACCATTTTACAACAGGCAAGATAAGACAGGACTTTCTATAATGCATCTCAATTtaactaaattagaaaaatctcACCCCAACATCTATATAGTGAccaatttttatacattttttcgtGTTAAGTATCGAATGGTTTGATGATGAAAACAAAGCGGCcgtcaataaaattaaaaatagagcCTATCAAACAAGTAGAGAGTACGAagagaataattataaaacacaTCTGCAgacaaaaaaatacacaattataaacacacaatgaaaaacaataaaagtacCTGAGTaaatacagaaataataaaatatgatgcAGAAACATTACAAAAAGGATATATAGAACGTGCCACACGGGTAATGATAAGAGAAGAAAATACCAGATATATGCAGAAAGAATTAAATAGGCCATATTGATAAAGAATGAGATAAAATCATGTGCAAAAATCGTAGGGGTATAGCATTACTAGGTAAGGTCTATACAATAAGAGCCAAGTAATACGAAATAGCTTAAGGTAGTATGAATACTACATAGTAGGGGAATACCAAAAAAGCTTAAGAATAAGGCGATCAACAgatgataaaaatcaaatatatttatgcTTAAACTGGTACAGAACAACAGTTACAAATAAAAGTAGGTTCacatctatttttttcaaatttattttcgaatCAACTACGAAGTTTATTAGCGACATGGCAATTTGTGATATAATTGAGtgtcttttagatatttgattaagtttgcggtattacaattattgtttagaagagaaattatattgtttgagAAGTGTTTCACGTTTAGATTCTCATTTCAAGATTCACATATTGGTGAATTTTCTCGGCTAAATAGATATGAGTATGTCACTTTAGTGTGCTCTAATATTAAGTGATTTTTATTTGGTCCGTGAGATTACATCTTCTTTCATTGATTTTAAACAGGATTACTACCCAAAACATAGTCAAAAGCTATATAAAGTACTTGAAAAAGTAGGATCACTCgaaaaattaaggaatttaTAGTGAAAAATGAATTAAGATAAAGTGATTCTCTCTGTACAAACATATTTAACATCATGTTCAATCTTTTACCATAAAACATATTGCGTATACGTCGATTACACAATTTGCTGGTAAAGCATCGAAATTACGTTACAATTAAATGGAGAGGACACAAAATACATGAGGATGCAGATGAAAGCACTACACTAAATAGATGGCAAGTGGAAAATAATGTAAGAAgtgaatcaatttaattatcaaGGAGTAACCGTAACATCTACAAATATAGGAGAAAATGAGATGAGGAAACAGAGAATCAGAAAAACTAAGAATAAAAACTCTTTCAAGGACTGTTCAAGGACATCTTCTGAATTTTTAACAACACAGTACTTATATAAAATCGGGTCGATCATCTCTATGAACATGCATGTTATATGATAGTAACTAGTTTGAATCAAGATAACCACTTCAAAAGAGTCAAGATGAGAcaggattttcaaaaattcatctaAACTTaactcaattgaaaaaaatctcaCCCCAATCTGGATATAGTGACCAATTTTCATATACAGTATCGAATGGTTTGTCGATGATAACAAAGATGAGAATATTCTTGAATCATgaggaagaaaaatataaatacaaatataatgtTTATATACAGAATTTCAGAATAACACACATTTTCAGAGCATAAAGAGCAAAATGGTTAGAACACTTTGCCACAATGCTACACCAAAGAATTGTGGGGAAGATATTGGAAGGAGGAGAAGGtgggaaaagaaaataaggACGCTTAAAGAAAAAGTCTATGACATGAGGTAGGTGGagaaaagtggagaaaagaaGCAATGGACCAAAAGAAGTAAATAAGATTGAAGCTAAGGGTCTAGAAAATCTGTGAAGCTTGTagtgaaatcaaatatttaaaccAGTGATCTTGAACGATGAATTTTCACTGAAAATTTTTGCTCATTTATTTCTATGCAAAAAGAGAAAGCTTACAGAttcaaagaagaagaagagtttttataaatataaatattttgttagagAAATTTCTTTTTCTCTTGACTTGAGAATATTGTGACAAGAAAAACATAAGACTAGAGATGGTTACTAGATTTCATATATAGATTACATCgataaacaaaagaaatttaataaatttgagaaTAGTAATTgaatagtaaattttttatttctctgttGATGAAAGTGTGAGAAACATTGATAACGCAAGTATCACCGTGTGTGATGGCaaactgtaataaaatttatcgtCGAGTCGAGAAGTAATATCGAGTTTATGTAAAACCGTAAATCAGGCGCATTAATTGACTAAAATGTGACAGTGAATAttcttgttttttctcaaaattatcatttgatTGATGATAAAATgtgtaaaaacaattttttatagttaatatCACCAATTATTGTCTACTTTTTTTTCCAAGTACCTTTTGTTACCTGCTTCGTCTAATATTTTGGTCTGCACGATTTCCGCACTACTTGTCAATCAAAGCATGATAAGTGAGGACTTTCAATATTTCGTGGATAAAGAATGCTATATTACTGAAAAAAGGTGATGGATATTTTCATAAATCCactttacaaataataatagatCTATTTTCCACAACAACTATGTATACTATGATATTGTGATTTCTGTTATAGACGAAAGTCGAATGATGACCTTCTTGAGAGGCTGTAAGTTTTCTCTAGAAAAATGCAAAAGGAAGTTAGACATGTATTTCACGATGAGAACAGCATGTCcagaaatattttccaatagaGACATTTCGAATCCAGAATTAAAATTGGTTAGAGAACTAGGGTAAGTTGAGGATGAgctattatttattacttttttaaccGTTTGGTTGGTGCGAATTATAACCAATAGTTGCAtcttaaattttcaaacttacATTTTCCAGCCCACTACACAGTAAAAAACTTACCTTGAATGTATACCAgcataacaaaaacaaaaatgttcatatttgaatattataaccAAATCGCGCTAAGTACGATTACCTATTTTATAAAACCTAAGAACTCATAAATTGCTCGCCAAATGTTTTCATTACTCGTATAAAACATCTGTAACCTTTATAGGTAACAGTGACTTAATTTTAATACcatataaaatttctaatttcctCTTGAAACTAAGAGGTTGTCGTTATCTTTATATGTCATGTTAAAATATGTTCTATTGTCCTtgtctaattattattttccatttagcAATGGATTTCTACTTTGATATCATACataaaaacgttaaaaaaatattttattaaatatttctagaGCCCTCGGTTTGGGctctaacaattttttcataaaaacatgaaaatcaaaatatagactcattattcttgtttttatttttcgaataaattgcACAACCTTACTTAGTCctatgtttttgaaaaactacATCTTTAAGCTTCAGTAATACTGCTTAATATGCAATATTCTTTTTTCTGCGGATATTTATGTCAATTCAAACTCAAACATAAAAATGGCTGCCATATAAAAGGACTCCATGTTTGTCATTTCGTTTTTTAATAACCTATAGTTTTATATGAAGCcttaagtaataataaaaaccttaaaaacttttataaaacttACCTAGGTGTCATTATTCTTGCAATTAAACCTTAGGTGCTTATAGGATACTTACAGTcttataaattatcaaaaaggtATTTCTAGAAATCTTCGTTACCGGTATGAACCTAGAGGTAAacgaaaaatcaattaaaagaTACTAGTTCTGGAATGTCAATTGCATAACCCTTCTTTTAGATCTTGGCTCTGTTCAGCATATTCGCATTAAAAACTTTGTGGAcctattttttatgaaattttagacAAAGCTCCTAATTGGCATTAGACAAAAAAACCACAATAACTGATTAAACATTAAGAGAACATGGAAATAATTAACATCTTAACTTCAAAAATATAGTGCCGCACCCTACTACAAAAATGTTAGTTGGGCTGGGTCCCTAACTTTTGAATCACATATAAACGATGCGTCAGCTATAGCATGATACGAAGCTTTTCATTTCTTCGATACTAGTGGAAACAGGTGGAGATGATATGTCTTCAGTCATCTATCATTTCCGCGGCATCTAGTGTTAATGAAGTTTTGTGAAATCTTCTGTCGCACTTGCTATTTGAAACAGACTGTCTGACTTTCAACACTATTCTGATCCGTGAATCTTGACAATTGAGATGTTTTTAGTATCGTCAGCCTAAACTCCATACCAGTAAATTTTCCTAAGGCGTGGGGCACTCTAGATTCTTATTTGGGTTGATAACGTCTCACATGTGACAATTTTAAAGTTGACATATCCTTTCATCCACAAATAAACCTTCTcgctttttcataaaaattgtagTTGGATTCTAAATGCTCCAGATCTCAATCAGTTGCCGAAGTCTatacttattttgataaaacatttcttctatatgaCACTATTAACTGACAAGCTTCGGAAGTTCTTACTTGAAGACCTTAatgggaattaaaaaaaatgtgccGACAAAACCGGAGCGTAATATGGGTTggcgacaaaataatttcatttttgtagtATAAAGTAAACAATAGTTTTTGATTATTATGTGTATATTTTGCTCAACTTTCTTTCCGCTTCATAATTACGCGCTTATGAAAATTTCTAGTCCTCATCAGCCAAAAAATAAACCAGgggcgattgaaggtcatcgtcatttgtgaaagtgtggccattcaaagaattttgcaaacttcgaaataaatgataatcagagggatgtggcatcacttcccagccaagctccaaatGTTGCCAAAGACgtgtgaggccttgcattatcatggtggaacacaCCTTTGCGATTTGACAATTCTCGcggtttttctttgattgcttcatccagttttcTTAATTGTTGGCATCAAAATTGATCGTTTAGTTCGTTGGAAGTAGTTCAAAAAACGCAATACCTTTGTAATCCCACTAAACGAGAGCatgagtttttttgttatttttcagcgTTCGATGTGGTTGGCTGATTTATCGTGTTCGCTCCATGATCGTTTTTGAACTATGTTACTATACATGATCCATTTTTTATCACCAGAATCTTTCAATTGTTGTGTGCGATACATGAAGCCTCTTCGCAACCTCTCGAACATATGACGAACCTCTTTAATTACTTTGATTTGATCATCcagtaggccgaccagaacgttgctcCTCTTTGAGGAAAAAATCTCCAGAACAGATTGTTTTAAACCAATTCTGCGATCTGTTAAGCAATCAGCACCATAAACTACATATATTTCTTTATGAGTTGTAACAGCTTTCTTTCCTTTACGGAAAAGTAGAATATGCCGATAATTTTCGCTTCTGcactccatttaaaattaactgACAACTAATAGCTCTAATAGAAATCACGCACTACTTGCGTCtaaagttacgtcaatgtgaccagtatcacgtgacaaacggcaaagtacagcactaataaaagttattcaaaaaataaagcaacgtTCTCTATCcgtaaaaagcgaaagtacttatTTGCGAACCTAGAAGCGAAAAATGTGCTATCAgatgtattatattttattgtacttGCCAGCGAAGATtcataaatatcttttttttaattccctATTCTACCTCACAGAGTATTTATAAAGATTTGTTGTCTGACTATAACGCATTTTAGTTATAAACTTGAATAGGTTCATAACATATAATACACATCTGTCTATTATATACTCCGAAGAAGGTATTCATATTTAATTAATCAAAGCAATTTTTCTTtgcaaaaattagaaattgaatctaatcaataatatattcaaaattgaaaatacaatgTATTTGTTTCAGGCACATACCACCACTTCCAGGTTTAACACCCAATGGACGAAGAGTGGTAGTATTGAGatctaaaaaaaatgatgtataCGATTACGACGTGGCGGATATTATGAAAGTAGTTCTCATGATCGGAGACGTAAGACTTGCAGCTGAAGAAACTGGCGTAGCGGGTGATGTTTATATTTTGGATGCCAGTGTTGCTACAGCttctcatttttccaaaattaatccagctttaattaaaaaattcttagttATTATTCAAGTGAGTACTATTCAGTTGATATTTGAAGtatattcaaacaaataaaCCTGAAGAATAGAAATATATTGTATGTATTGTGGTCCCAATATACTATATTATTAACACACTGTCGAAAAATTATTAGTGAACAAAATAGCTGATTTTATACTATATACGACACAAGCAATGATGTAGATCACATAAGAATAACTAAGCAAAAAATCTTAATGGAGTTATTCAAAAGCCAAAAAATTATATGAGCAAAAGAGGTCGATGAATTGAATTATCATCTTGTGATTGAGCCCAGTTTGTCTGAATTATCCAAGAAAATTGTTACCCATAACTCACAGCAGTACTTGTTGAAAATACCTTCACAACTGTAAATCAATATATCGAAATTAAACAAGTAGTTAATAAAGATCTTGTTAGTAAGCGAGTTTGCCTTAAAAGTTTTCGACCTCAATCGTATAAGTGAGTAGCTTCAgaaattttcctgaaaatgtaaaaaatttagaatcGAGCTgtcattaattatttgttttggaaGGCAAAATACCTACGTAAATTAAATAAGATCTAGACACTGTATGTAGAGAATCTGCACTATAATTTAAGTTCACCAAATGCTACGATTGATCGTCGGATTTAAGCTATAAAGCAAGAAGAGGCTATCAGCATATCAAAAGAATGTATTTGTCATTTACCTGACTGGAAACTTAAGCAAGCGCAAGGTGTCAGCATGTTGGGTACATCGTATACGCTATACTTCTATAAAGAAAACAGTGGATTGCTAAAGACGATCCTGCTCCTAAAATGGCAAAAGCAGCTTTAACAGTCGGTTGCACCCGTTTTATTTTGGGTTGATCATGGCATTCATCTCGTCgaatatcttcaaaaaggtTAAACAAAACTAGTAACTAAATCAACAAAGTATTGTTAGGTAAAAAGGAAGATACAAcctcaatattatttcaaaGGTTCTGTCATGATTGTGGTTTATGATGTATAGGGATGAAAAACTATAGCTCTCTAAAGAAATGAGCTATATGACGTGCTTTTGTAAATTGTAAACGATAGATTTGGAGGAGCTTCGTACTTTGTTAAATCATTGTATATTTGATAGACATAAATTCTTTTCAGGAAGCCTATCCAGTGAAACTGAAAGAAGTTCATGTAGTCAATGTCTCTCCTTTGGTCGACAAAATCATCACTTGGATCAAGccatttttaaaagaaaagatTAGAGGAAGGATTCATGTCCATAGCAACTTTGAATCTCTACACAAATTTATACCCAAAGATATTTTACCTGAAGAATATGAAGGTACAGCTGGACCATTACAAGTTTTTCACGGTACGTTTTATACTATTACATAACAGctagtaaaaaatatttcatttgtaacCGCTACCTTGAATAACTTCCTAACGTTTGTAGTTCAAAgtattctttcattattttcaagttcACGACACTTTCACCGAGGTACGTAGATTTCTCACCTTTCTTAAGAATTGAAATCACTTTATTCctcattattcataattttctagGAATCAATATTTTGGTAATAGTTAATAATAGaagttttttcttctaataaatagaataaaataattaagaagtgatatgaaatcaaaaacaatgaattttttcaagcaAACAGGCGGCGtctaacaaaaatagaatacggtgaaaaaatttttatgagaaCAATGAATCTGTTTCAATTAGTATCATAACAATCTGTGTAGAGAAAAGGTGGAACCCTTTCTGATCTGTTAGCCTACTACTACTAAGGATTTTTTAAAGGTTCACACTTCTACGTAGCAATCCTGCTTTATTTGACGACCCATCAAACAGCtgatgattgtttttgtttagtttagctaaaatttttttttcttaacataatttcaacagaataataaacacaaagtaTAATCATTTCAGTAGGATCAAGTTGAATCTACCAACAAACATGGTTCTTTGTTAACGCATCAacgttaattttgttttctagttCAAAGGTGATAATGTTGAAATGTAGCTATAGCTATAATAGCTGTAGTTGAAATATATATCAGTCACCAGttacttttttgacattatttccaaaattgatGAGGCCGTCACAGAGCAGATGAAAGCTATTATGAAACAAATCATTCATAATTTCACCTAATAATGAACTGAATTTTGAGATAACTATAGAtatctaattaataaataaataatattcaaattgtatGTCACGTAATATGtttgtaataatataattcacCTTATCGGTTTTTTGTTGCTACCTAATATTAAAggaatattcaattataatttcatattttcagatCAATGGatggaaaaattgaaggaataCACTCCCTGGTTCAAAGCTCAAGAAAATATTAAGGCGGATGAATCTAAAAGACCAGGAAAACCTACTAACTATGATGATCTATTTGGATTAGATGGTAGCTTCAAACAACTCACCATTGATTAGAATTcgatttgttaatattttttatgctgGGTTAAATTTGTTGAAACCTCTTCTTCTgaataataatgaaactaaATCTTCGAcacatttctttttttacttGATGTTATCATGGGGCATTGGGTTACGCTtatattatttgcaaaatttatatcttcattatttaaGAAGTCATGATAAATTTATAGAAGGTGGTTTAAAACatcatcaataataatattatgtcATATAGTTATACTTGGATCAGTGAAATATGGATATTTTTAGACATGTATGTTTATTCAACTATTACacaattttataattcaaaatgataTACGATAGGTATTTTGTCATGCATTGGTTGTTATAACTTTTACTATGATGATAACTGTAGTATCAGGTCTAAAAATTGAAGAACAAAGCCAATCAAGTGTAGCTTTGTTGCTGATATCAAGGTAAAATGGAAATCGGAACAATTGGAAAAAGTAAGATAATCTTCGTA from Diorhabda sublineata isolate icDioSubl1.1 chromosome 8, icDioSubl1.1, whole genome shotgun sequence carries:
- the LOC130448169 gene encoding alpha-tocopherol transfer protein-like — its product is MTLVQPSPELQINIRKELNEDVNTRESDLEHIKQWLKKQPHLPDTWDESRMMTFLRGCKFSLEKCKRKLDMYFTMRTACPEIFSNRDISNPELKLVRELGHIPPLPGLTPNGRRVVVLRSKKNDVYDYDVADIMKVVLMIGDVRLAAEETGVAGDVYILDASVATASHFSKINPALIKKFLVIIQEAYPVKLKEVHVVNVSPLVDKIITWIKPFLKEKIRGRIHVHSNFESLHKFIPKDILPEEYEGTAGPLQVFHDQWMEKLKEYTPWFKAQENIKADESKRPGKPTNYDDLFGLDGSFKQLTID